The following are from one region of the Gossypium hirsutum isolate 1008001.06 chromosome D03, Gossypium_hirsutum_v2.1, whole genome shotgun sequence genome:
- the LOC107950823 gene encoding pectinesterase inhibitor 4, which translates to MEAAARSWRRSSSSHSLFQFFIFSLAILLLMLNVPHVSASEITNKASRKTYKSFIKKACNSATYPSDCYKSLSKYASSIKTDPEKLYRVSLFVTIKAARKTSFSISTLWRLKGLSRTERAIVRDCASTISYAIDEMKQSLTVMANIQGADHKSELIENIRTWVAAALTDEGTCTDEFDGQKVSYEVNKNIKKTVLNLSKLTSNCLALLNTLSNRS; encoded by the coding sequence ATGGAAGCAGCAGCTAGGAGTTGGAGAAGAAGCTCTTCGTCACATTCTTTGTTTCAATTCTTCATATTTTCACTTGCCATTCTTCTCCTCATGTTAAACGTTCCACATGTCTCTGCAAGCGAAATTACCAACAAAGCTTCTCGTAAGACCTACAAAAGCTTCATAAAGAAAGCCTGCAATTCAGCCACATATCCGAGCGACTGCTACAAATCTCTTTCCAAATACGCATCCTCCATTAAAACAGATCCAGAGAAGCTCTACAGGGTTTCCTTATTCGTCACTATAAAAGCTGCTCGTAAAACATCCTTCTCCATATCCACTCTTTGGAGACTAAAGGGTTTGAGTCGTACTGAGCGAGCCATCGTCCGTGATTGTGCTTCAACAATAAGTTATGCCATTGACGAGATGAAGCAATCCTTGACGGTAATGGCTAATATACAAGGCGCAGATCATAAGTCtgaattaatagaaaatataaggACATGGGTTGCTGCTGCATTGACAGATGAAGGCACATGCACGGATGAATTTGATGGCCAGAAAGTGAGCTACGAAGtgaataagaacatcaagaagacTGTGTTGAATCTCTCCAAGTTGACCAGCAATTGTTTGGCTCTTCTCAATACTCTCTCTAATCGTAGCTAA